In Rattus rattus isolate New Zealand chromosome 9, Rrattus_CSIRO_v1, whole genome shotgun sequence, a genomic segment contains:
- the Telo2 gene encoding telomere length regulation protein TEL2 homolog — protein sequence MDPALPAVRLTVQEAIHTLSSSEDAGHILSTLGTLKRYLGSTEDPVLPEEKEEFATVHFSAILRCLVSKLSPGWLELSPDGQLEQLWESFFLDGPPDQAFLVLMEAIESTAGPSFRLMKMARLLDTFLHAGRVAALMEEQCRPQTKPSFPLFQETLLSKVVGLPDLLGNRLQRDNLTQFFPQNYFPLLGLEVVRALKAAVNFLQGGLDCSVSFVSRVLGKVCIQGRKKEILGVLVPQLTVLTQDSCLWQRVCWRLVEQVPDRAVEAVLTGLVEAAPRPEVLSRLLGNLVVKNKKARFVMTRKLLFLQYQHTTPMVQSLLGYLALDSQRRPLLIQVLKELLETWGSSSAVRHAPLEQQCYISKAILVCMAHLRESELQDVRDELLASMMAGVKCRLDSSLPPVRRLGMVVAEVISSRIHPEGPPLKFQYEEDEMSRELLALAAPGPASDCSLEARGPSPAPVATEPPVETPEKTMESDVCPAQPQGSDSELDSDDEFIPYDMSGDKELKSSKEPLYIRDCLEALTTSEDLERWEASLKVLEGLVYRNPQATREVSVELAKVLLHLEEKTCVAEFEQLRQRALVAVTVTDPEQVAKYLTSQFYGLNYSLRQRMDILDVLVLAAQALSRPRSLQRLSQHSSPASGTSSSPALAISQPDWQVVVEERIRSKTRRFSKGCPRREVSGVPNEFNSVAGYFFFPLLQHFDRPLVTFDLLGDDQLVLGRLTHTLASLMYLAVNTTVAVPMGKALLEFVWALRFHVDIYVRRGLLSAVSSVLLSVPTERLLGDLPDELLEARSWLADVAERDVDEDCRELAVRSLLLLERLKDKLLSSSSPQS from the exons ATGGACCCAGCACTGCCTGCTGTCAGGCTCACCGTCCAGGAAGCCATTCACACCCTTTCATCCTCAGAGGATGCTGGCCATATCCTTTCTACCTTGGGGACTCTGAAGCGATACCTCGGTTCTACCGAGGATCCAGTTCttcctgaggagaaggaggagtttGCCACCGTCCACTTCTCAGCCATCCTCAGATGTCTGGTCAGCAAGCTCAGTCCAGGCTGGCTGGAGCTATCTCCCGATGGCCAGCTGGAGCAGCTTTGGGAGAGCTTTTTCCTGGACGGCCCGCCAGACCAAGCCTTCCTGGTGCTGATGGAAGCCATTGAGAGCACTGCTGG CCCTAGCTTCCGTCTGATGAAGATGGCTCGGCTGCTGGACACATTTCTGCACGCCGGCAGAGTGGCCGCTCTCATGGAGGAGCAGTGTCGGCCGCAGACAAAGCCTAGCTTCCCCCTGTTCCAGGAGACGCTGCTCAGCAAAGTCGTGGGCTTACCGGATCTCCTGGGCAACCGTCTCCAGCGGGACAACCTGACCCAGTTCTTCCCCCAGAACTACTTCCCTCTGCTGGGCCTGGAGGTCGTGCGGGCACTAAAGGCGGCCGTGAACTTTCTCCAAG gTGGTCTAGACTGCTCTGTCTCCTTTGTGTCTCGAGTTCTGGGGAAGGTGTGCATCCAGGGGCGAAAGA AGGAGATCCTGGGTGTGCTGGTGCCCCAGCTGACAGTGCTCACCCAGGACAGCTGTCTGTGGCAACGGGTGTGCTGGCGCCTGGTGGAGCAAGTGCCTGACCGGGCAGTGGAGGCCGTGCTGACAGGACTTGTAGAGGCCGCTCCCAG GCCTGAAGTCCTGTCACGACTACTAGGGAACCTGGTGGTGAAGAATAAGAAAGCACGGTTTGTGATGACCCGGAAGCTTCTGTTCCTGCAGTACCAGCACACG ACACCCATGGTGCAGAGCCTGCTGGGGTACTTGGCTCTAGACAGTCAGCGTCGGCCACTCCTCATACAG GTGCTTAAGGAGCTGCTGGAGACCTGGGGCAGCAGCAGTGCTGTCCGGCACGCACCCCTGGAGCAACAGTGTTACAtcagcaaggccatccttgtGTGCATGGCACACCTCAGGGAGTCGGAGCTGCAGGACGTCCGGGATG AATTGCTGGCCAGCATGATGGCAGGCGTGAAGTGCCGCCTGGACAGCAGCCTACCCCCTGTGCGTCGCTTGGGCATGGTTGTGGCCGAAGTCATCAGCTCCAGGATCCACCCCGAGGGGCCTCCCCTGAAATTCCAA TATGAAGAAGATGAGATGAGCCGCGAGTTGCTGGCTTTGGCTGCTCCAGGGCCTGCGAGTGACTGCTCCTTGGAGGCACG AGGCCCATCCCCAGCTCCTGTTGCCACAGAGCCTCCTGTAGAGACACCAGAAAAGACCATGGAGAGTGATGTCTGCCCAGCTCAGCCACAGGGCTCTGACTCAGAGCTTGACAG TGATGATGAGTTCATCCCCTACGACATGTCAGGGGACAAAGAGCTGAAGAGCAGCAAGGAGCCCCTGTATATCCGAGACTGCCTGGAAG CCTTGACTACATCTGAGGACCTGGAACGCTGGGAGGCTTCCCTAAAGGTGCTCGAGGGCCTGGTGTATAGGAACCCCCAGGCCACTCGGGAG GTGAGCGTGGAGCTGGCCAAGGTGCTACTGCACCTGGAAGAGAAGACCTGTGTAGCAGAGTTTGAGCAGCTGCGCCAGAGGGCTCTGGTGGCTGTCACAGTCACAGACCCGGAGCAG GTAGCCAAGTATCTGACCTCACAGTTCTATGGCCTGAACTATAGCCTCCGGCAGCGCATGGACATCCTGGAT GTTCTTGTTCTTGCTGCCCAGGCACTGTCTCGGCCGAGGAGCCTCCAGAGACTCTCCCAGCACAGTTCCCCTGCTTCGGGCACCTCGAGTTCACCAGCACTGGCTATTTCTCAGCCTGACTGGCAGGTAGTTGTGGAGGAGCGGATCAGAAGCAAGACGCGGAGGTTCTCCAAG GGCTGTCCTCGGAGGGAGGTGTCAGGCGTCCCCAATGAATTCAACTCCGTGGCTGGatatttcttcttccccctccttcagCACTTTGACAG GCCTCTGGTGACCTTCGACCTTTTAGGAGACGATCAGTTGGTACTCGGAAGACTGACCCACACCTTAGCGTCCCTGATGTACCTGGCTGTTAACACCACA GTGGCTGTGCCTATGGGTAAGGCCCTGCTGGAGTTTGTATGGGCCCTTCGCTTCCACGTTGACAT TTATGTCCGCCGGGGCTTGCTGTCTGCtgtgtcctctgtcctcctcagTGTACCCACAGAGCGGCTGTTGGGGGACCTGCCAGATGAGCTACTGGAAGCCAGATCCTGGTTGGCAG ATGTGGCTGAGAGGGATGTGGATGAGGACTGCAGGGAGCTGGCAGTAAGGTCTCTGCTGCTCCTGGAGAGACTCAAAGACAAGCTCCTGTCCAGTTCCTCTCCACAGTCCTGA